The following coding sequences are from one Microbacterium wangchenii window:
- a CDS encoding class I fructose-bisphosphate aldolase, which yields MTKYRLNRLFNPRSGRALDVAVDHGAFHEHGFLAGIEDMPATVATLVDAGPDAIQLTLGQAPLLQSVPGKQKPGLVLRTDIANVYNSPLESPLHSVHVPDAIEVAVRLDAVAVCVNLLDLPGHPEVREQCIRSILALRTDAERYGMPLMIEPLVMQTNSDKGGYMVDGDTRKIVTLVRQARELGADLIKADPTDDIDGYHLVVQAAAGTPVLVRGGGRVDDRTLLERTQAVLAQGARGIVYGRNVIQHPDPAGITAALMAVVHDDATVDDALALIGGER from the coding sequence ATGACGAAGTACCGCCTCAACCGACTCTTCAACCCGCGATCGGGCCGCGCGCTGGATGTCGCGGTGGATCACGGCGCGTTCCACGAGCACGGATTCCTCGCCGGGATCGAAGACATGCCCGCCACGGTCGCGACGCTCGTCGACGCCGGCCCCGACGCGATCCAGCTGACCCTGGGCCAGGCCCCGCTGCTGCAGTCCGTGCCGGGGAAGCAGAAGCCCGGACTCGTGCTGCGCACCGACATCGCGAACGTCTACAACAGTCCGCTCGAGTCGCCGCTGCACAGCGTCCACGTGCCCGATGCGATCGAGGTCGCGGTGCGGCTAGACGCGGTCGCCGTCTGTGTGAACCTGCTCGACCTGCCCGGTCACCCCGAGGTCCGCGAGCAGTGCATCCGCTCGATCCTGGCGCTGCGCACCGACGCCGAGCGCTACGGGATGCCGCTCATGATCGAGCCCCTCGTGATGCAGACCAACTCCGACAAGGGCGGCTACATGGTCGACGGTGACACCCGCAAGATCGTCACGCTGGTGCGTCAGGCCCGCGAACTGGGCGCCGACCTCATCAAGGCCGATCCGACCGACGACATCGACGGCTACCACCTCGTCGTGCAGGCCGCCGCCGGCACCCCCGTGCTCGTGCGCGGAGGCGGACGCGTCGACGACCGCACGCTCCTCGAGCGCACCCAGGCGGTCCTCGCCCAGGGCGCACGCGGCATCGTCTACGGGCGCAACGTCATCCAGCATCCGGACCCCGCCGGCATCACGGCGGCCCTCATGGCCGTCGTCCACGACGACGCCACCGTCGACGACGCCCTCGCGCTGATCGGTGGCGAGCGATGA